In Mucilaginibacter sp. KACC 22063, the genomic stretch TTCATGCATGGCTTTTAGAAAAACAATTCTGGATGTAGCCCTGCCCTTTCCTGATACGAAAGAAATAGGGCATGATTTATGGATAGGTCTTGTTGCGGAAATGATAGGAAAAGTTATTTTCTACAAAAAGCCGTTAATTTTATACAGAAGACATAGTAATACTTTCACGCCTGCAAATGTTGGAAAAAGTAAAAGGCGTATATATCAAATGTTATTAGGAAGACTAATAATGTTCAATGAATTAGTAAAATTTTACATTAGAAGAAATTATAAATGGAAAAAGGGTTAGTTTCTATTATAACACCCATGTATAATGGAGAGCGGTTTATTTCACAAACGATTGATTCGGTTTTAAATCAATCGTATCCACATTGGGAAATGATTATTGTAAACGACGGCTCTAAAGATAATGGCCCAGCCATAGTTGAGCAATATTGTTTAAGTGACAAAAGAATAAATCTTGTAACCCAATTAAATGGTGGATCAGCTGCGGCTCGTAACAATGGGATTAAAAGAGCAAAAGGGCAGTATATTGCTTTATTGGATGCAGACGATACCTGGAACCCAGACTTTTTAGAAAAACAATTAAAATTAATGGATGAAAAGCAAGCATTGCTGGTTTATTCATCTCATACACGCATGGATGAGTTTTCAAATGAAATTTTGCGCCCTTTTATTGTTCCTGAAAAATTAACTTATAAAGACCTACTTAAAACGTGTTCAATATCCTGCCTTACTGGATTGTACAATACCGAAAAATTTGGTAAAGTATATTTACGCGAAGACATGAAAAGTCTTAGGGACGATTACGTATACTGGCTTGAAATTATTAAAAAGGTTAAAATTGCATACGGGAATACTGAAGTGCTAGCTAATTATAGAATTTTAGGATCATCAGCAAGCCGAAAGAAGAAAAAAGTTATTTTGCCCCATTTTAAGGTTTTGTATAATATAGAAAAACTAGGTTTTTTTAAAAGCGTTTATTATTTAACAACTTGGGCTATTATCAGTTACTTTAAGTACAGAAAATAATGGGTAAATATGATTTTTTAATTGTAGGTGCTGGCCTGTATGGCTCTGTCTTTGCCCACGAAGCGAAAAAAAGAGGAAAAAAGTGTTTGGTTATTGATAAACGAAAACACATTGGTGGTAATGCTTATACCGAAAATATTGAAAATATTAATGTTCATAAATATGGGGCACATATTTTCCATACAAGCAATAAAAAGATCTGGGATTATGTAAATTCATTTGTTGAGTTTAATAGGTATACAAATTCACCACTGGCCAACTATAACGGCGAGTTGTACAATTTGCCTTTTAACATGAATACTTTTCATCAGCTGTGGGGAGTAAAAACACCTGATGAAGCCCAGGCCATAATAAAATCTCAAATTGAGAAATTAAATATAAAAGAGCCTGCTAATTTAGAAGAGCAGGCGTTATCATTAGTCGGAACAGATATTTATCATAAACTAATTAAAGGGTATACTGAAAAACAATGGGGGCGTAAAGCAACGGATTTACCAGCTTTTATAATTAAACGT encodes the following:
- a CDS encoding glycosyltransferase family 2 protein, with the protein product MEKGLVSIITPMYNGERFISQTIDSVLNQSYPHWEMIIVNDGSKDNGPAIVEQYCLSDKRINLVTQLNGGSAAARNNGIKRAKGQYIALLDADDTWNPDFLEKQLKLMDEKQALLVYSSHTRMDEFSNEILRPFIVPEKLTYKDLLKTCSISCLTGLYNTEKFGKVYLREDMKSLRDDYVYWLEIIKKVKIAYGNTEVLANYRILGSSASRKKKKVILPHFKVLYNIEKLGFFKSVYYLTTWAIISYFKYRK